In the Urocitellus parryii isolate mUroPar1 chromosome 1, mUroPar1.hap1, whole genome shotgun sequence genome, ATTCTTAATTAATAAGCAATTCAAAAATAAGTGTGCCACATTCAAAATGAGAAGCCAGTAATAGGATGCTTGATCCACTATGCAGTTAATGACTACAAATGAGAATTTCTTAGGACATATTACTTTCTTAAGTCACTATCAGAAATCATGGTGCACACAGGAAGAAAAGGTTCTTGGAAGGAATAACCATGTGACTTGGGctgggaggaagaggggaagatgAATACATGAGTTCATTTTGCATTACTTTAACACAATACATGAGATGGGTTGACTTTATAAGGAAAGGAACAATTTAGCTGATACTTTTGGTggctgaaagtccaaacagcatggcaCAGGCTCTGGCTGGCCCTGTTGGCTGTATCACCATCTCTCTGGGGCTCACCCACACTCCCAGCAGATGAACCCTTGAGGGACAAGTAATAGCCACACCACAGCAACGACTGAGTGGGAGAGGAGCACAGAGCAGGGCCTTCCAAAACTAAGTTCCTGTAGCCTGTGGGTGCACACAGGTTGATGTCTTTAATCCTGTGGGAACATACAAATGCACACTGTGCCCTGCACTTTATACATTTCAAGCCATGTCAATATTCCCTTCCTTCTAGAGACAATGTGTCTCCTGCTAGTGTCTCCTTGCTGCAGGATAGGGAAGCCCACCCTGTCATGACATGGAGGAACATTGGACAGTAGCCTCCTGATGCCCCTGCCCGCCATGACCAGCTCTCACTGGGCAGCTGGACTGACTTGTGCAGCTGATACATTCTGGTGGTGGCTGTGTGCATTGCTTCGTCCCAGGGCCCCTCTGGCCTATGGAGGTGAGCTGAGATGGTCTTTGAAAACCTGCAGCTggccttctccttttctccagcTGGGGTTGACCTGCACATAGGTCTGTTACCTTATTTCTGCAGCTGACAAAGAAAGAATACACAAACTGCTTTGCAGGCCCAACCAAGCCTCTCTCTGCAAGGTCTCGGGTCTTAGAAGAGCTATAATGGCATCAGATGGAAATGGTCCATCCTGAAAGAGGATCCATTAACAGTATGTTAATTTTCCCACTAGAGAGAAAAGGCCTATCACGGacattaactattattattattttgggaggGAGGGGTACCCGgggcactcaggggcactcaggggtacttgaccactgagccagatcacaaccctatttttgtattttatttagagacagggtctcactgagttgcttagtggcttgataagttgtcaaggctgcctttgaactcatgatcctcctgcctcagcctcccaaaccactgggattataggaatgggCTACCACACTAGTCTGGAcattaaccattaaaaaaaaaaaaaaaaaaaaaaacaaacaaaacaaacaaataaacctgCAGACAAGCTACAGACTATAGATCAAAACCCCTGCTGTGTGACCCAGTAGGTGGGCCACCCCAGGAGTGGAGTAGAGCACCAGGCAGAGCACCAGGAGCCTGACTCTGGGTGACAGCACTCTGGGTATTTGGAAATATACATTTTGtctgtaatttctttcattttccaaattttctaaaattatacatataaatcatatttttttaaaaaaactgtgtaTTAGTCAAATCAGCATCAACAAATAACTAATGATGTAGCCTTCTCTATCAGGGTATTTATGTGATTCTCTTGTGTATCCTAATACTCCAACAAGTTCAAGGtatgtagtaggtgctcaacatgcatgtatttattaaattaatgattgattaaaaaagcaaaaaaagtttctatttttaacttctttattcaATACTTCAACACTTTCTTTTAAactgaaatattcaaaatcacTTTCACTAGAAGTATTAACAAATTAAACCTTAAATAGACAGACTTCCACAtacttagattaaaaataaatcctgctATGCTTAAGACCTGGGTTGATAAACCTTTCCAATTTGTCTGTAATTCATATGTTACATTTTCTTAGATTGAGAGATTCACTAAgaatgagccttttttttttaatggtgctggggattgaacccagggccttgtgcacttaagttaagcactctaccaactgaactacatccccaggccaagAATGAGctttaagctgggtgtggtggcatacatctgtaatcccaatggcccaggaggctgagacaggaggatcaggagttcaaagccagcctcagcaatggtgagtcactaagcaactcagtgagaccttgtctctaaattaaacacaaaatatggctggggatgtggctcagtggtcaagtgcccctgagtacaatcccaagtaccaaaaaataaataaataaataaataaataaacaaataaataaataaataaataatgacttttGCAATATTTCTTTAATTGAATGAGTTAGTTTGAACATGGAGATATATATtagacatatgtatatacatatatgtgtatatgtatatgctcCTACTATTGCTGTCACATACATATagatatgtacacatatacatatatatacacacacacatatatacatatattatagcAAAGGTAGGACCCATTCtaagttaagaaaaaattaaatccattttaaaaagaatgtgcaAATTGCTTCTATCTCAACGTTTTATCCACAACAAAGCCTCAGTGGACACAGAGGAATATCAGAAGTTAGCTTTCATTGTTTACAGACTTGATTGGCAAATTATAGAACACATTGGGGAAAAGGATTCTCGGTAGGACCAGGTCCCCAAGATACCCAGGGTTTCTGAAAGGAGAAGCCTGCTCCACCCAGAGCCAGACACCAGCAGGAGAGACAAGTTCCAGCTCTCACAATGAAAATGCAGGCGGACTTTGGGTCAGAGGAGGGCAAGGCAGCTTTCAGAGCAGCAGCCCTTGGGTCTCCTTGTGATGGCCAGAGGGACAGCAGGGGAGGCGCGTGCAGATGAGGCAGCTTTTCAAGGAGAAAATCAGCATGGTATGTGTTTCATATCCAAGGGCACAGTTTCCTGGCTATGGTTGTGGATTCCTCCTTGTCAGGGCAACTTGCTCTGCCTATGTAAAAAGAGATGGTCTTGCCTAAATGTGCTGAGATATAAAACtgtaatgacaacaacaacaaaaacttaaaaaggcttCCTGAGACACCAAAGCCATTTAATGTACTGTAGGCAGATGGCATGTAAGAacaataaaggggctggggtaagtggctcagtggtagagcacttatctagcatgtgtgaggcactgggttcgattctcagcactgcatataaataaataaataaataaggtccattgacatttaaaaaacatcaaaaaagaatgataatattCTTGATTGTGTTTATTCCcatataatttgaaaagaaaaactacataaTTAGACCTGAGTTTATGCTGGTTGCTCTAGTACTGAAGCAGGCAGCGTTCTGAGAGGcagcaatctttattattttcagctAATGTAATgaagctaattttttttatcagtcattgaactcaggggcactcaaccactgaaccacattcccagccttaccttgtattttatttagagacagggtctcactgagttgcttagtaccttgcttttgctgaggctggatctaaactcgcaatcctcctgtctcagcctccagagccactgggattgcaggcatgcaccaccgcaccaggctcatgaagttaattttaaaagttggaaataatatttaagtGATTGTAGTGAGTTTATTATTGAAAGTATTTAAGCCATGAATGGTGATTAAACAAGTTCAGTTTCTTGTTGCATTTGAACTTATAAGAGAAAGTTTAGCCAGAAGCTGTGGTGCACTTCTGTaaatccagaggctcaggaggctgagacaggaggatttggagttcaaagccagcctcagcaatgttgaggtgttaaacaagtcagtgagatcctgtctctaaataaaatacaaaatagggctggggatgtggttcagtgtttgagtgcccctgagttcattccccagtaccctgCCCCACCAAAAGGAAATTTAACTGGGAAACTTAGCCCAAAATCCTGTAAACTTAGTCTAGTGGGATGCTGTGCTTGTTTGCTTTTATTGGGATCTCACAAACCTGCATATCATACTTCCCCATggctaaatgatttatttttaatttattcatgatCAAGTAAATGGTAATAAAAGTATGATATTAGGTGTATATAAGGGTCTGAAAAAGTGAGCGAGATAAGCaggatattacatttaaaaggaaCAGTAAATAGATTTACTTAATTACATGATAATGTCACACACAAAAAGTGAGAAAGCCAAGGCAGGAAAAGACCATGTTCCAAGATGGCATAGTTAATTACTACAAGATCTGGGGGCATAGCTCTATCATGGCTGTGTGCCCAGACAGCTTCTAAGTATCGCCCAGTCTTGGAGCAAATCCTTCTATGTGGTTAAATTCCAGCACCCAGCATCCCCTGGTTGTTCATTCGAAGGTCGGAGGCAGAACTGCTGGGATATGCTCTTCAGGCCAAGGGGCAGCGCTTGCCTTGGATAGTGTCACCTGCTGGTCACACAGGTGACCAGCTCCTCCAGACTTCAGGAAGGAAGTGGTCTCTAAGGGGGCAAAAGGATGTGGGAAATGAGCCCTCAGACATGTCCAGGGATAATATCCCAGGGGCCTGTGAAGGGGACAGAAAGGCAAGATCTGGGTGGCTAGAAGAACCCAGAGGAGATGAGAGTCGGGAACCAAATGGGCAAGGAGAAGAGCAGACCCAGGTGTGAGAGGCAGGGAAGAGGACCCAGCAGGGCCCAGCCAACCAAGAATGCCCTGGGGTCGCCATGGCCTCGTCTTGAGCTGGATTTAAGAGATCCAGTGTGTGCGTGAGGCTTCCTGCTCCGTGCTGGGCTCCTGAAGGCAGCTTCATAGAGCTTACGATGTCGTCTTCAGTTCATGTAAAGGTTCCATGTTCAGTGGACATAGCCTTCCTGATGCTTTTGCCCAGGCacaagaggagaaaagagaacacaGCAAAAAACCAAACTGCAGTCTTGGAGATGATGAGCAAAGTGGCAAATCAGCAGAAGAGGGTCCTCAGGGGAGTGCGTGGACTGGCCAATGTTCTGTTCACCAACCAGGGATGATCCATAGCTCCTCTGTGCCCCTGTGTAAGATGCGCTTTCACTTCCTCACAGAGACTGAGTTACTGAGTAGGGCACAGTGGTCATGGAAGGCCGCAGGGAAAGCGCTGCAGCCATCAGGGTGAGAGATGGTGGCACGTATTCCAGGCAGCAAGCAAGTGGGCGGATAATAGTGATCCCCCTGGACCTGGAAATAGTTGCAGGTGGAGCCAGCTGATTTTGCAGAACAGTCTAATATTGGGTCAAAGTCAAGGTTTCTGGTTGAGAAGTGGTGAAGAGTACCTCCTTGTGGGGGTGGACAGCTGCACCAAGGGTCTGGTGGGCAGCTGGGTGGAGGTGAGGTCACAGAAGTCTCAGGAGCTGAGTGGACATCTGTGGTGCATTTCAGAGAGGACAGCTGTTTGCACCCTAATATTCAAGACTGACACGTGAAATTGAAGGTTAAGAGCTGAGAGACTGAACGTGGAGTCAGGCTAGCAGCAGGCCCGGTGCAACCCCAGcaccatgaatgaatgaatgagtaaagtcAAGAGCTGCatgttgagctgctgtaaactcTGAGAGTTTGCAAACGTGAAGAGCCAGCTATGGTGGAATCCAGAGGAAGGTCACGGATATTAAGTGACAAGCTGatcaggaagagggaggggtccTGAGAGCCCTGGACAAAGCAAGCAGaggagctgggggtggtggtggtcacacctgtgatcccagcttctcggaggcagaggcaggagggtggcaagtgcaaggccagcctgggcaactggtgagaccctgtctaaaatcaaaagggctggggtggagctcagtggtagagcacttgccttgcacgagTGAAGCCCGGGTTCAACCCCCACTACAACAAGCAAACACACAAACCAACTCATAAATGAAGCAGAGGACTAAGGGCCACTGAAGAAAGGAACAGTCTCCACCAGGGAAGGAGTCCATGGGGGTGGGCAGCCCATGGAGACAGCACAGCTGGACCTTTGATGTGTGCTTCACCTCTCGTTTACAGAGAGTAAAAACCAGGCTTTTGGCAAACTGGAACAACTCTAGCAAAGAGGTGGCCACTGCTGGCCAGGAGAGGATGAGCTGGAAACCTGCAGCACCTCCCAGCGTGGGGGAGGACACAGCCCAAGTGAGGGACTAGCTGAGACCCATGCACACCACTCCTTCAGGGTACAGATGAACGGTAGGTGGGGGTGTTAGTGGCCTAAGCTTGCACGTGCTCCCATGGGGACCCCAGGCTTCTGGTCAAGAGACAAGGCCATGCTGAGGTTTGAAAACAGAACACATTTGCAATCCTCACTGAGGAGACGGAGGAGTGACTGGGTCAGGAGGAGTGACTGGGTCAGGAAGCCTGGAGCCATTGATATTCAGATCCAAATGTGGTCAAATAAAAGGAGCATGGGATTGTGCATTTGAACCTCCCAAGAGCAGCACATgcaaacctaaaacaaaacaaaaaagccctgAAGGTCCAAACACCAGCGGTCATAATATTCTTGTCCTCGCACCCTGTGCTTATCATACATGTTTTCTGCACTCCCTGCCCCCAGACGATGCAAGCCCCAAATGTGTCTGCAGTCACCGAGTTTCAGTTGCTCGGATTCCGGACCCTTCAGGAGTGGCAGACCCTGCTCTTCACCATTTTCCTACTCATCTACCTCCTGACCCTCACCGGGAACATCATCATCATcgcagtggtgagccacgacagGCGCCTGCACTCCCCCATGTACACGTTCCTCCAGCACCTCTCTTTTCTGGAGATCTGGTACACGTCCACCATCGTGCCCCTTCTCCTGGCCAACCTGGCCTCCTGGGGCCGGGCCATCTCCTTCTCCGCCTGTATGGCGCAGCTCTACTTCTTCGTGTTCTCTGGGGCTACTGAGTGTTTCCTCCTGGCCGTTATGGCCTACCACTGGTACCTGGCCATCTGCAGTCCACTGCACTACCCCTTCCTCATGAGCCCTGACACCTGCAGGCACCTGTTGGCCCTCTGCTGGTTGACAGGGGTGGGCACAGGCTTTCTGCCATCCATGATGATTTCCCAGCTGGACTTCTGTGGGCCCAACCAGAtca is a window encoding:
- the LOC144257055 gene encoding olfactory receptor 11L1-like encodes the protein MQAPNVSAVTEFQLLGFRTLQEWQTLLFTIFLLIYLLTLTGNIIIIAVVSHDRRLHSPMYTFLQHLSFLEIWYTSTIVPLLLANLASWGRAISFSACMAQLYFFVFSGATECFLLAVMAYHWYLAICSPLHYPFLMSPDTCRHLLALCWLTGVGTGFLPSMMISQLDFCGPNQINHFFCDLPPLMQLSCSSAHVTEMAISVLSVAVLCVCFLLTLVSYVFIVSSILRIPSASGRRKTFSTCGSHLAVVTIYYGTMISMYVRPSAHLSPEINKIISVFYTVVTPLMNPVIYSLRNKDFREAVRKAIRRQGSRCGVGMRGQVFIR